From Xiphophorus maculatus strain JP 163 A chromosome 12, X_maculatus-5.0-male, whole genome shotgun sequence, the proteins below share one genomic window:
- the LOC111610265 gene encoding uncharacterized protein LOC111610265, with protein sequence MDEFVKQKLTEWKLSDLIPAFEAENIDEESFFLLDANCLTSLIPHLGPRLKFQRHFAKFLENIREILSASPEGRPVVISLDGNQHISIRERRCMVRTLVSHLMDQYGENPSSDTKAILASSIVDQFPCLRDSHGTGYDAWFTCGRQHRPATGFLEERLRNVRKRHQPRKKMLSAPEAPPKRSSLPEPTISAERAIQMTEWLKNNFWPADQVVQYMRETAVYRAGWIRSSGTIPMQQIFAEFPRLLDTPGMILQDFAVLYPQSCGKLTENWNTLFSSKVIRMGKKEESGLLPEIELLPQDKQGDVALQLLPKLLPAVPYRVGRKVVRPSNLEVQQAFIDVQPIGTNMVEYLGSTATEHPRVLMLGDRYCCSQAFVVINGTALEYPSLLGAVDGCFKSFFVFDVSYPKSCIQIWDFLQTVIYEIPGNESPPIKLMRAQLEAMEE encoded by the exons ATGGATGAGTTTGTAAAACAGAAGCTGACTGAATGGAAACTTTCTGACCTAATCCCTGCTTTTGAAG CTGAAAACATTGATGAAGAAAGCTTCTTTCTTTTGGATGCTAACTGCCTGACATCCCTGATTCCTCACCTTGGTCCTCGTCTGAAATTTCAACGTCATTTTGCAAAATTTCTTGAG AACATCCGTGAGATCCTCAGTGCCTCCCCTGAAGGTAGACCTGTGGTTATCAGTCTTGATGGAAATCAGCATATATCCATTCGTGAAAGACGGTGCATGGTCAGAACACTTGTGTCACACCTGATGGATCAATATGGAGAAAA ccCATCTTCAGACACTAAAGCAATTCTGGCATCTTCGATTGTGGACCAGTTTCCATGTTTAAGAGACAGCCATGGCACAGGATAT gaCGCCTGGTTTACCTGCGGAAGACAACACAGGCCAGCAACTGGCTTTCTGGAGGAGCGTCTCCGTAATGTAAGGAAAAGGCATCAACCAAGGAAGAAGATGCTTTCAGCCCCAGAAGCTCCACCAAAAAGATCAAGTTTGCCTG aacCAACCATCAGTGCTGAGCGTGCCATCCAGATGACAGAATGGCTAAAAAATAACTTCTGGCCCGCAGACCAGGTTGTCCAATACATGCGGGAAACTGCAGTATATCGCGCAGGATGGATCCGCTCAAGTGGGACAATCCCAATGCAGCAGATTTTTGCAGAGTTCCCACGTTTGTTGGACACACCAGGGATG ATTTTGCAGGACTTTGCCGTTTTATATCCACAGTCTTGTGGAAAACTGACAGAGAACTGGAACACCTTGTTCTCATCAAAGGTCATTCGCATGGGGAAGAAGGAGGAGAGCGGTCTTCTGCCTGAGATTGAGTTGCTTCCACAAG ACAAACAAGGTGACGTggcactgcagctgctgccaaAACTCCTCCCTGCTGTTCCCTACAGAGTTGGGCGAAAGGTGGTCAGACCCAGCAACCTTGAAGTCCAGCAAGCCTTCATTGATGTCCAGCCA ATTGGGACAAATATGGTGGAATATCTTGGAAGTACAGCAACAGAGCATCCACGTGTTCTCATGCTTGGGGACAGGTATTGTTGTTCCCAAGCATTTGTCGTCATAAATGGAACTGCTTTGGAATATCCATCTCTTTTGGGGGCCGTTGATGGCTGTTTCAaatcattctttgtttttgatgtgAGTTATCCGAAGTCGTGTATCCAGATTTGGGATTTTCTCCAAACTGTGATATATGAAATCCCAGGAAACGAGTCACCCCCGATAAAATTAATGAGGGCACAGTTGGAGGCCATGGAAGAATAA